The following are encoded together in the Odocoileus virginianus isolate 20LAN1187 ecotype Illinois chromosome 28, Ovbor_1.2, whole genome shotgun sequence genome:
- the CDHR5 gene encoding cadherin-related family member 5 isoform X3 — MGMWVLLLLLLFAAEAQAQGTVCSVNKTSLTVKENTNPGEPLLDIYVPEGQQVALGPSSTLFAFRIQGNQLILNVTPDYEANAMLLAHMECRSGDAVVTQLKVFVSVLDVNDNPPRFPYETKVWEVPEDTRVNTTIISETELEAQDQDKDDVLFYTLQEVTLGASSFFSLVGVNRPALRLDRSLDLERWPNMTFRLLARDTQENLEPSHTATATLVLEVQPVDLRPPWFLPCSYSDAFVCIHAQYRGAVPTGHRLPGPLILHPGPVYAVDGDRGINQPIKYSIISGNEDSTFSISANSGNLTMTKSIPNAKTFLLVVKGEQADNARYSVTQVTVEARNANGSVPHFTQSLYRGTVGLGSGVGVVIKDAADPSQPLRIRAQDPEFPDLNSAITYQITNNSDFRMEGEAVLTAASLEYAGVFYAEVEANNTVTSGTAATVVEIQVSEQEPSPTGTTLGPPASSTPGGPPSVGTSPSPPAASPSGGSATRPSSGPTSEAPQPPEPSQGSSTTSSGGDTGPHPSSGTTLGPPASSMSGGPPSGGTSSPPTTASPSGGSAQTSKPGTSPPTYPGSSRNTWTPGTSETTRTEGRPDGGQAGDRRFSEAEMAVLGGVLGAALLLALIALTVLVYRHYGQRLICSSGRVLKPQPQGFDNQAFLNDSDDANWAPAPSPSPSHAQPAPPEPEPPEPAPPSPETPRRVPEAPAMAADGGSPAAVRSILTKERRPEGGYKAVWFGEDIGAEADVVVLNTPASEAGGAGDSGSEGSGDEAAEAQNAPGTDSIHF, encoded by the exons ATGGGGATGTGggtcctgctgctcctgctgctgtttGCAGCTGAGGCCCAGGCCCAGGGTACAG TCTGCTCCGTGAACAAGACGTCCCTCACAGTCAAGGAGAACACGAACCCCGGGGAGCCCCTCCTGGACATCTACGTCCCCGAGGGCCAGCAGGTGGCTCTTGGACCCTCGTCCACCCTTTTTGCGTTTCGGATCCAGGGTAATCAGCTGATTCTCAACGTGACCCCGGACTATGAG GCGAACGCAATGCTGCTGGCTCACATGGAGTGCAGGAGCGGGGATGCAGTG GTGACTCAGCTGAAGGTGTTTGTGTCCGTGCTGGATGTCAATGACAACCCGCCCAGGTTCCCCTATGAGACCAAGGTCTGGGAAGTGCCTGAG GACACTCGGGTGAACACCACCATCATCTCAGAGACAGAATTGGAGGCCCAGGACCAGGACAAAGACGATGTCCTTTTCTACACCCTCCAAGAGGTCACCCTG ggtgCCAGCAGCTTCTTCTCCCTGGTGGGTGTGAACCGACCAGCACTGCGGCTGGACCGGTCGCTGGACTTGGAGAGGTGGCCGAACATGACCTTCCGGCTGCTGGCCCGG gacacacaggagaacTTGGAGCCCAGCCACACAGCCACAGCCACCTTGGTCCTGGAGGTGCAGCCCGTCGACCTGCGGCCCCCCTGGTTCCTGCCCTGCAGCTACTCAGATGCTTTTGTCTGCATCCATGCCCAATACCGTGGGGCTGTGCCCACCGGCCACAGACTG CCAGGCCCCCTCATCCTGCATCCTGGGCCCGTCTATGCTGTGGACGGGGACCGGGGCATCAACCAGCCCATCAAGTACAGCATCATCAGTG GAAACGAGGACAGCACATTCTCCATCAGTGCCAACTCGGGCAACCTCACCATGACCAAGAGCATCCCCAACGCCAAGACCTTCCTTCTGGTGGTCAAG GGCGAGCAGGCTGATAACGCCCGATACTCCGTGACCCAGGTCACGGTGGAGGCCCGGAACGCCAACGGGAGTGTGCCCCACTTCACCCAGAGCCTGTATCGTGGCACTGTGGGGCTTGGCTCCGGGGTGGGCGTGGTCATCAAGGATGCAGCTGACCCCTCCCAGCCGCTGAGGATCCGGGCCCAGGACCCTGAATTCCCA GACCTCAACTCAGCCATCACGTATCAAATCACCAACAACTCCGACTTCCGAATGGAAGGAGAAGCGGTCCTGACTGCTGCCTCACTGGAGTATGCTGGGGTCTTCTATGCCGAG GTTGAGGCCAATAACACAGTGACTTCAGGCACAGCGGCCACGGTCGTGGAGATTCAGGTCTCAGAACAGGAGCCCTCTCCCACAG GCACCACTCTGGGGCCACCGGCCTCCTCCACGCCTGGGGGGCCCCCCAGTGTGGGAACCAGCCCCTCCCCCCCCGCGGCCTCACCCAGCGGGGGCTCAGCAACCAGACCCTCAAGCGGCCCCACTTCAGAAGCCCCCCAGCCCCCTGAGCCCTCTCAGGGGTCCTCCACGACCAGCTCTGGGGGGGACACTGGCCCACACCCCTCCTCAGGCACCACTCTGGGGCCACCGGCCTCCTCCATGTCTGGGGGGCCCCCCAGTGGGGGAACCAGCTCCCCCCCCACCACAGCCTCACCCAGCGGGGGCTCAGCACAGACCTCGAAACCAGGAACCTCTCCACCGACGTACCCTGGGTCCAGCAGGAACACCTGGACCCCAG GGACATCTGAAACAACCCGAACAGAAGGCAGGCCAGACGGAGGCCAGGCTGGGGACCGACGCTTCTCGGAGGCGGAGATGGCGGTACTGGGCGGGGTGCTGGGCGCAGCGCTCCTCTTGGCTCTGATCGCCCTCACAGTCCTCGTCTACAGGCACTACGGCCAACGACTCATATGCAGCTCTGGCCGAGTGCTG AAGCCGCAGCCTCAAGGCTTTGACAACCAGGCTTTCCTCAACGACTCCGACGACGCCAACTGGGCGCCGGCGCCTAGCCCTTCACCCAGCCACGCCCAGCCGGCGCCCCCGGAGCCTGAGCCCCCGGAGCCCGCGCCGCCCAGCCCTGAGACCCCGCGTCGGGTCCCAGAGGCCCCTGCGATGGCCGCGGACGGGGGCAGCCCAGCGGCCGTGAGGTCCATCCTGACCAAGGAGCGGCGGCCTGAGGGCGGCTACAAGGCCGTGTGGTTCGGAGAGGACATCGGCGCGGAAGCTGACGTGGTGGTTCTCAACACGCCCGCCTCGGAAGCCGGCGGCGCTGGCGACTCTGGCAGCGAGGGCAGCGGCGACGAGGCTGCGGAAGCCCAAAACGCGCCTGGTACCGACTCCATTCACTTCTAA
- the CDHR5 gene encoding cadherin-related family member 5 isoform X5, with protein MGMWVLLLLLLFAAEAQAQGTVCSVNKTSLTVKENTNPGEPLLDIYVPEGQQVALGPSSTLFAFRIQGNQLILNVTPDYEANAMLLAHMECRSGDAVVTQLKVFVSVLDVNDNPPRFPYETKVWEVPEDTRVNTTIISETELEAQDQDKDDVLFYTLQEVTLGASSFFSLVGVNRPALRLDRSLDLERWPNMTFRLLARDTQENLEPSHTATATLVLEVQPVDLRPPWFLPCSYSDAFVCIHAQYRGAVPTGHRLPGPLILHPGPVYAVDGDRGINQPIKYSIISGNEDSTFSISANSGNLTMTKSIPNAKTFLLVVKGEQADNARYSVTQVTVEARNANGSVPHFTQSLYRGTVGLGSGVGVVIKDAADPSQPLRIRAQDPEFPDLNSAITYQITNNSDFRMEGEAVLTAASLEYAGVFYAEVEANNTVTSGTAATVVEIQVSEQEPSPTGTSPPTYPGSSRNTWTPGTSETTRTEGRPDGGQAGDRRFSEAEMAVLGGVLGAALLLALIALTVLVYRHYGQRLICSSGRVLKPQPQGFDNQAFLNDSDDANWAPAPSPSPSHAQPAPPEPEPPEPAPPSPETPRRVPEAPAMAADGGSPAAVRSILTKERRPEGGYKAVWFGEDIGAEADVVVLNTPASEAGGAGDSGSEGSGDEAAEAQNAPGTDSIHF; from the exons ATGGGGATGTGggtcctgctgctcctgctgctgtttGCAGCTGAGGCCCAGGCCCAGGGTACAG TCTGCTCCGTGAACAAGACGTCCCTCACAGTCAAGGAGAACACGAACCCCGGGGAGCCCCTCCTGGACATCTACGTCCCCGAGGGCCAGCAGGTGGCTCTTGGACCCTCGTCCACCCTTTTTGCGTTTCGGATCCAGGGTAATCAGCTGATTCTCAACGTGACCCCGGACTATGAG GCGAACGCAATGCTGCTGGCTCACATGGAGTGCAGGAGCGGGGATGCAGTG GTGACTCAGCTGAAGGTGTTTGTGTCCGTGCTGGATGTCAATGACAACCCGCCCAGGTTCCCCTATGAGACCAAGGTCTGGGAAGTGCCTGAG GACACTCGGGTGAACACCACCATCATCTCAGAGACAGAATTGGAGGCCCAGGACCAGGACAAAGACGATGTCCTTTTCTACACCCTCCAAGAGGTCACCCTG ggtgCCAGCAGCTTCTTCTCCCTGGTGGGTGTGAACCGACCAGCACTGCGGCTGGACCGGTCGCTGGACTTGGAGAGGTGGCCGAACATGACCTTCCGGCTGCTGGCCCGG gacacacaggagaacTTGGAGCCCAGCCACACAGCCACAGCCACCTTGGTCCTGGAGGTGCAGCCCGTCGACCTGCGGCCCCCCTGGTTCCTGCCCTGCAGCTACTCAGATGCTTTTGTCTGCATCCATGCCCAATACCGTGGGGCTGTGCCCACCGGCCACAGACTG CCAGGCCCCCTCATCCTGCATCCTGGGCCCGTCTATGCTGTGGACGGGGACCGGGGCATCAACCAGCCCATCAAGTACAGCATCATCAGTG GAAACGAGGACAGCACATTCTCCATCAGTGCCAACTCGGGCAACCTCACCATGACCAAGAGCATCCCCAACGCCAAGACCTTCCTTCTGGTGGTCAAG GGCGAGCAGGCTGATAACGCCCGATACTCCGTGACCCAGGTCACGGTGGAGGCCCGGAACGCCAACGGGAGTGTGCCCCACTTCACCCAGAGCCTGTATCGTGGCACTGTGGGGCTTGGCTCCGGGGTGGGCGTGGTCATCAAGGATGCAGCTGACCCCTCCCAGCCGCTGAGGATCCGGGCCCAGGACCCTGAATTCCCA GACCTCAACTCAGCCATCACGTATCAAATCACCAACAACTCCGACTTCCGAATGGAAGGAGAAGCGGTCCTGACTGCTGCCTCACTGGAGTATGCTGGGGTCTTCTATGCCGAG GTTGAGGCCAATAACACAGTGACTTCAGGCACAGCGGCCACGGTCGTGGAGATTCAGGTCTCAGAACAGGAGCCCTCTCCCACAG GAACCTCTCCACCGACGTACCCTGGGTCCAGCAGGAACACCTGGACCCCAG GGACATCTGAAACAACCCGAACAGAAGGCAGGCCAGACGGAGGCCAGGCTGGGGACCGACGCTTCTCGGAGGCGGAGATGGCGGTACTGGGCGGGGTGCTGGGCGCAGCGCTCCTCTTGGCTCTGATCGCCCTCACAGTCCTCGTCTACAGGCACTACGGCCAACGACTCATATGCAGCTCTGGCCGAGTGCTG AAGCCGCAGCCTCAAGGCTTTGACAACCAGGCTTTCCTCAACGACTCCGACGACGCCAACTGGGCGCCGGCGCCTAGCCCTTCACCCAGCCACGCCCAGCCGGCGCCCCCGGAGCCTGAGCCCCCGGAGCCCGCGCCGCCCAGCCCTGAGACCCCGCGTCGGGTCCCAGAGGCCCCTGCGATGGCCGCGGACGGGGGCAGCCCAGCGGCCGTGAGGTCCATCCTGACCAAGGAGCGGCGGCCTGAGGGCGGCTACAAGGCCGTGTGGTTCGGAGAGGACATCGGCGCGGAAGCTGACGTGGTGGTTCTCAACACGCCCGCCTCGGAAGCCGGCGGCGCTGGCGACTCTGGCAGCGAGGGCAGCGGCGACGAGGCTGCGGAAGCCCAAAACGCGCCTGGTACCGACTCCATTCACTTCTAA